The genomic segment gataataatattatcaaatgaattttaccatATTACGAGTGAGAATTCGTAAAGGAGTTCCACTTAGGGGCATAAAAATGGTAGTCGATACCATGCCCATGATTGAAGAAGGAGCATGCAACCactaattttaactttttctggTACCTTCACTCGACACATTTCTTGGTACAATGTCGCCAGCACTGCTAATCCCCAACTAAGTTGCCCCACTTCTTTCATGTCGGCTAGTAGTAGTAGCCAACTTAAATGTACCAAATTGAGAGATTTATCTAGCATTAGTAGACCCCCAATCAACCTCAAGATGAATGTAAGTACGAATTGTTCTTTTTTAACGTCACTCGTAGAAGCCTCGATAGTTTTAAAGTTGTCCTCCAGCCATCTCATCTCGATCCGACTACCCCCTAAACTTGTTCGACACCTTCCCTAGTAGTTGCTCGCATGTTACACTCCAATCGACACTAATCAGGCCCTATAATGACTTCCCCATTGACCGGTAGACTGAGTTGTAAACTAACGTCCTAATTATAATCGTACACTCACCGCAGGGAATATGGAATGTGTGTGCCTCCTGTACCCATCTTTCAACCAAAGCATTGATAAGTGGGGAGTCcaatttattcctttcgagcATGCAAGCTACGTATAAAAATCATACATCTTGCAAGTGTCCATAAATGACACTCGATACACCTTCGCTTAAATTGTTTATGTACGTCTCCAACATCCGATCTTTCGGTtgagtatataaacataaaaaaaattatagtctCAACATCATAATAATTAActacttaaaattaaataattaaataattatttcttaCTATTTGTTAATGCCGGAGATATGCTTGTCATCCAAACAAATAAGTtgatttactatttaaaaattttaaggaataaaataaaatcgaagagaatagaattcagaaaaataattaaaaaattaattgagaaatgAGAATTAAGAATTGAGGATTGGGGATTGAGGATTGAGGATTGAGAAATGAGAATTGAGAAATGAAAATTGAGGATTGAGAATTTAGGATTGAGGATTGAGTATTGAGTTAAAAAGAACCAAGTTTAGAGGGGGTTTATAAAGGAAAAATTATGGTTGTTGGACTCCTTTTAGTCGTTGAAAAAGTTACAATTGGAATAGTTACTGTTGAAAGAAAATGCATCCTACAAGGTACGTTTTTTTTCTCTCCAAAAACAATACagatcaataaatttaaaaaaaatggcacactttcttaatttcttttttcagcatatttataaaaattatcccCTACATTTtagatttttggtttttaatagatttaatttgattttagtcTAAAATTTGGATTCAAAGGTCTTTCAATTTATAGGTtgtcaaatttcatttttctaaattttagaatttttaagttCTTAATGTTAGATTTTAAAATCCTATAATTTTAAGTTCAATTCCgcttatttttagaattttacaGTTTTTATTTAGTTAACCTTGAAATTTAGACAATAATTGTACAATTTCGAATTtcatttagtattatatatttagacatcttctttcctttttattaagtttattcgGAGTCAAGACTAGAATTTTAAAACCTTAAACATTAAGCCTTGTAATCGAACAGGTgttgtaagaatgtttttacCTTTTCTATACATAATTGTATTTTAGAACCCATATTTGATTATAAGATCATGCCTTAGTTTGAATATTTTCCCTTTGATTTGTTTTAGGATTAGCCTTAAAACTTTGGGTGATAGGTGACTAACCGACCAAGCTCAAATTAGTTAATGATAACTTCACTTTTTAGTTTTTTGTGTCTAACTTGTTAGGTTCATCCCTAACATGTTATAACAACTTAGCGACTCCACCACGAACTCTAGTTTCGAGACTCTATCTACTTTAGGGTTTGGCTTTAAGGTTTTTGTTGTAAGTTGAATATGTAATTATATTTGTTGTAATTTGTCATTCACTTTACACATGAATTTGATACTATTCCCTCATTTGGCCCATTAGGAAGACCGGTCTTGGGCTTTTCCATagcataaattattttttaaaatcgatagtaaatttatcatttatttattgatttcaTGAAGCGTTTATATGTCCATGTTTATAAttcattaaaagtaaaatttatataatgttaaatggttcaaaaaatattttataaaatcaatggtaaaaaaatttataatgcaACTATCCGATTGGATTGGTAATCGATTGAGATACCAATCCAAAAAGGTAAAATTAGGTGCTCTACAAACTGTGCTAAAAACAGTTGAATCGATTGaaatgtattttataattattaacatttttttataatttttaataatttacttgATTTAAACCGAATAGACTCTAAATCGACAGTTTGGTTGGTTCGATCATTGatccaattttaaaaacattaatataatattCAACTTGAATtgtaaactttttgaaattatgtATTAAGATGTTCAAATTTAATTTGctccaatttaatttggattcTTCAACTTAAAGATAACCAAGCTTATTTAAGCTAAATCCAAGTAGTTTACAACTCTAGTATTTAATTATTACTAGCTTTTAATGTTACAGGTATTGCGTGTGATTTTgtgcatttaatatttaattaatttttaaaagattttatttttaattgcattaattaacataaaataacatttttatttaaattattggatataattaaaatatattaacttataataaatatatatatttcttaatttttttttggttaatgttacacaattctatatatatatatatatgatggaaGTAATGGATGCTCAATTATCTGTCAATATGCAGGCTTGATTGGATTTGTGTTTTCGTATGTTTCAAATAGTTTGTTTATTTGTAGGGAAAATCTGAAAAAGAATATGATCAATCAGAGGGGTCCCGACAGGAGTTGAAATTGAAGGTTCGAGAGTTGTTGATAGAGTAGTAATGGCATCGGAGAAAAATGGCGATAAGGGTATCTTCAGATATCTGAAGAAGAAGTTCAACAAAAGAAGGATGAAGAAGAGCAAAACGAGATGTGGATAATTAGGGTTACCTTTCTTTTGATTTACGGTATCCCTTTTTTGGAGGCCTTTTTTATTAATGAATTCATCGACTTagcaaaagggaaaaaaaacacATATCCAGAACTTGTATAATAAATACCTTCAAGAGGTCAAATAACATTGAGTGAAACAAGTATGAATTCTTGGGCAACCACAAGACTCCACCAATGTGACAAATAGAGAAGCTAAAGGCTATCTATCAAGAGAAATAGTTTCAGGAGTGTTGGAAACTAGAAAGATGAATTTAATGGAAAAGTTTCACTGTTGGTTGTAATTGTCCTAGACATTGGACTACTAGGATTGGTCTCCCATGAATGGATTATGTCATCTATTTCATATTCTTCATCACCATGGTCTTCAATAACATTTCCACCTGAAGCTTTAATCAACTCCAGCTCCATTGCTACTTGTTTCATGGTGGGTCTTTTCTTTCCATTAAGATTCAAGCATCTTTTTGCTAGCAGAGCCACTACTATAATCTCCTGTTCTGGACCATCCTTTACTACCATTGGATCGAGAATGTTAAATAAGGAATTCTCTTGCATTGAATCCAAAAAATAAGATACCAAGCTTCTCACTGGCTCTGATTGTTCCTCGGAGATGGGTTTTTGTCCTGTTAAAAGCTCAATAAGAACAACTCCAAAGCTATAAACGTCACTCTTCTCTGTAAATTGACTTGATCGAAAATATTCGGGATCCATGTATCCAAAAGTTCCTTGCACCCTAGTGGTTAGATGAGTTTGTTCAAGTGCAACTGATCTTGAAGTTCCAAAATCTGATACTTTTGCCCTATATTTACCATCCAAAAGTATGTTACTAGATTTGATGTCTCGATGATAAATAGGAGCAGAAGCAGCTGAATGCAAATAGAACAAGGCATTGGCAATTTCAATTGCAATTCGTAAACACATTTCCCATGTCAATGGTAATTCTTCATTTTGGTTATGAATGAGATCGTATAATGTACCATTTGGGATGAACTCATACACCAATAGAGGAACTTCAGCCTCTAAACAACACCCTAAAAGCTTAACCACGTTCCTGTGATTAATTTGAGATAAAATGATCACCTCGTTAATGAACTGTTCAACcttcttttcatcaaatttttttCCTTCCACCATTTTGGATTTCTTAATAGCCACAATGCTTCCATCTATTAGCATTCCTTTATAAACAGTCCCTTGACCTCCTTGACCAAGGATTCGGTTTTCATTATAAGAATCAGTCGCCTTTGTCATCTCTTTTGAAGTAAACAACTTAATTTTTTCAACATTACCTTCATTGCTAGATAAATGTTGTTGCAGTAACAAACCTCCATTCCTTTTGAAGTATTTCTGCTTCAGCatgattttttgttttcttttgaggACTTTGTACACACTCCATGTTGCGAGTAGTAGAAATAGTGTCCCAACACTAGTGCTGCAACCTACATAGATATAAGAAACATAGTTAAAaggtaaatttgaaaaataaagtaCATGTTAAAAAACCATGAAAATGTTTCGATAAAGTTTTATTCATATTTGATAGCCCAATGAACAATGAGTGAGCCTTATTGCACCATCCATTGTTTTGAtattgaacttttacaaatttaatgataaataactATTACTGCATCACACATTCAAAAGTAAATATATTATTGCTTAAACTAACATAATTCAATAACCATAATGATTCCACTGTAAAAACGAATACGTACCTACAATAATGCTTGTCAAGATATGCTTATTTTGAGTCTGTATTTTGCGCTCGCAACGAAATCCCGTACTATTGAATTCATAATGAGGAGGGCAAGACTTTGAGGAGCAATAGTTACTAGGGGTATTCAAACAAAGCATGCTGCAATACTTATAATTCTCACATTTCTCATCTGTCatttatgaattgaataaaaagagattagaatcatataattcgGTTAAAGTATTTGAAAGGTCTTTCTATTATATGGATTTGAtcaaattagtttttatattattaaaaagaataaaaaaagtttaaattataacattattaacatttactacataaaaatatattgaaaattattttttcaatttcaaacaacatgtttcatttacaaaccataaaaactttaaacataattaactctattaaaaagtaaatgaatttttaaatagtaaatattaAGTATATTCCAATTTagccttatttaatttttttaaatagtagatggattaatttgattaagtatattcattcatataattcaatgGATATTAATTTAGTAATGCAAGCCAAAATAGAAGTTATTTTGATatctaatttcattttcctttttgttGGTTCAAATTATGTTTAGGAGTATTCCAATATGTATGTAGAACCATTATTTAGTTGATTGAGATTTAGTTGAATTAGCATTACTCTTAATTATTGTAACAGTTAAAACTAGTtgaaatgtgattaaatgagAAAGTTAAATACaattatcaaaaacataaaacaaataagtATAGTAGTTTTGTTTAAGAGGGAtggataattttttaatatatatatatcgacggttaatattttgaaaattcattcattgaatttaatattttattcatatagatcgtgcatgtcaaatttgatgtaaattaaaaTTTGCCAAcctttgttttatgtaaaaaaatattcagTCTATGAATATATCGAGTATTGTAGAGCAATATGATAGAGATATCGGATGGGTTTGAAAATTTACACGCatgacaagtacaattatattaacaaattcaacggttggattgttaaaatattaatcgtataaaGAGATATGAAAGAGTGTAAAATTGaagttgttttaaaaaaattatgtaacaatttatttattaaaaaatgatataaaaaataggagtttgattgaaatggtaaagttaAGATATTAGCTATCATGGTGCCTTGGTTCAAATTTCATTACActcatttttctagattttacataaattataaaataacaaaaatactctcataataatatttgttatttgttCTTGCATAAAAGTAAAAGATTTTCATAATTTCTCAATCGAGTTGAGACTCTATTGATGGGTGACACCAAATCAATTAACCTATTAGAGAATAGTACTATTTTAAGGCACACCCATGATGTGAGCGGAAAACATTATGTAATAAACATATTGAATTAAAGCTTATATAAGAATCAAATGAATCGTAATgataaagtttaattttaaaatttgttgtgtGAAAGATTCAAATGTCACAATGTtagatttattatgaattttatataaaaaatataaaaaaatagaatacccttaaaataatataacttaatttgtatataaaatattttaataatttttcgaTTGAAATATACCTATAAGCAAAGGTAATATAgatataagaaaaaaaagttccaaaaaaaaaaaataattcgtACCTTGGCATGAACTCGAATAACCGAAATCTTCGCTGTAGCATACACATAGATGTTTAGAGCTCAACATCGACCAACAATATTGACCATCGGATGTACAATAAGTGTTCGAGCTATCATTCAAATGGCACTCTCCTAATATTGGTGTGCCCCATTGCAGCCGTGTTGGGACATAGGCCTTGTTAATTATACCAAACTTCAAATCATAGTCACCCGCATGATCTTTTTCTCCTATAATCACTACTACTCATGTTTACGTAGAATGAATTGAGACCCTGAGGAATCTTAACAAGACAACCATTAGTAGAGGAAGTCTCATTATTAATCCTACAGCTTGGTTGCAAACATCCACCTATAAGattatatgttttgttgaaaacaGTAACCATATTACCGCAACCTGAAGACCAAAATTTGTTGTAGGAATCTGAGTAGTAAAAAGGGGTGCCTGTTAGATTGAGACTCATCCCATTATAATGGTTTTTTTGACAGTTAAAGTAAGTTATTGGATGGTTGATTGTGACAGTACCGTAAAGAAAATCAAAGGCTAGTATTTTTAGATTCGTGCCACTTATATTTAAGAAAGGCCCTTTTTTTCCATTGGTGGTTTTGTCGCAAATTACTTTAAACCAGTCTTTGGGATCATATCGGCCCTTCACTCTAAAGGGGTAGTTAAAAGTAACATTCCCACATGACTCTACCTTGTAGAAGTTGATAGATAGGCAGCCTTCAGGCTTAGCAAAAAGGAAGTAAATTGCAAAATCTACTAAATGTATATACATCTAATATTTGTAGAAAATAAAAGCAACGTGTcattcaaaaaacaaaaaatatataatcatcgAAGCTACATATGAAAAGTGTTACtcttaactaaattttttaattaagtttatgtgttatttgtcacattaaattcaataaaactttcttattatcaatataaattttatggttgaatttgatgtcatacaatatttctaattaaaaatatgtttaagggtgtaaaaagccctcaaactttaaaaaaaagtaattaagtttctatttttgttttttgtactcaattaaatacttgaattgtcaaaatgcatcaaaaaggtcttttaacCATTAAAGTTATCTGcccctagtttttttttttcagttaaaacTACCATGTGTCATAACCATAGAGTGATATGTGACaaagaatgataaaaaaataaaaatcaattaaagatataaaaattattaaattttaataaaaatatttaaaagttattaaaaattagaaaaataaattgtaaaaaaattgtaaaattttataaaaataattaaaaatttatcaaatatatagaaatatagaaaaatcatataattttataaagtcgtaagaaaattataaaaatgtaaagaaatataaaatttttacaaaattataaaaactattgtATCTTGATTTTAtagctattaaattttaataatttttatttcttttattgatttttatttttattattttttaccacATGCCACGTCATGTTGTGACACATCATAGCTTtaactgaaaaaagaaaaagaaattagggGTTATTAACTTTAATGATAAACGATTAAAGTTAACTGTCAAATGACTTTTTTGATCCATTTTGATAGCTTAAAAGCTTAATTGCTTTtctttaaaaagttttaattactttttacaccttaaacttaaaaatactccctttttctaaaaaaaaaaattccgaAGATATTTATCGTGGGTTTTCTCTTTCTACATAATAATATTCTAAATATTAAATTCTTATACTAATGTATAATTCAACTTATgatcatttcaaattttttttatggaactaatgattcaattttcaaaataaatggacttcatttaaaacaaaattgtgTAAATCATGAAATGAATGGAAacataataaaatgtaataaaaaataaaaatggataaaacgAACATGAAGCCAGCGGTGTCCTTAGTCCAACAAATTAGTAAACTACACCTTTCTGCCTCTCtcaaaagaaataataatttaacataaacaCTTTAACCCTTGAATAAATacgtaaatttacatttttaaactcctctaaaaaattaatttaatctcattttaagtattaatttaactgaattaaaagaagaaaaatgaaagccAAGCAATTGAAATGACAGCGCGTGACTGGCCTCCTTCACCGCAATAGCTGGAATTCCAGTTGAGCACGGCGGGAACATGCGTGGTTCCTTTATTGATGCCACTGGGTAATGGGTAAGCATCACGGAAAGAGTACTTGCTAAAGATGAAAGCAGATGCGCATCCTTTGCTGTCAGGATACATGGCTCTCATTTTTACGGTATAGGAAGTGAGATTTGCAGTCAGTTCAGTAAAGCAGCCAGATTCAGAAGCACCATCGTCACACCTTGGTTGACTGCAGCCGCCAAGTGAATCAGCTTCGCTACGTAAAATAGTAGCCCAATTTCCGCATCCTACTGACCCGAAATAATTCATATCACTTGAGAAGAAAAATGGAGTCCCTGAGAGATTGACCCTCACACTAGGCTTGTTTATACGATCACAATTAGTACTGTAAGTAACTGGATAGCTGATGAGAATGGCGTTTGAAAATATGGCTTTTCCAAGTACCTCCAGATCGATGCCATTTACGTTTATGAAAGGCTTGTCCCCATTGAGGGTTTGGTTGCAAGTTACACTAAACGAAGGTTGAGTATAGCATCTGCTGTGGATTCCAAAAGGGGATGGAATTGTAATATTTCCACATACTTCTTTACCACAGGTAGGTTCTTGAAATTCTGCTGCTTGTAAAATTGGGCATA from the Gossypium hirsutum isolate 1008001.06 chromosome D09, Gossypium_hirsutum_v2.1, whole genome shotgun sequence genome contains:
- the LOC107892402 gene encoding wall-associated receptor kinase-like 2, which codes for MTDEKCENYKYCSMLCLNTPSNYCSSKSCPPHYEFNSTGFRCERKIQTQNKHILTSIIVGCSTSVGTLFLLLATWSVYKVLKRKQKIMLKQKYFKRNGGLLLQQHLSSNEGNVEKIKLFTSKEMTKATDSYNENRILGQGGQGTVYKGMLIDGSIVAIKKSKMVEGKKFDEKKVEQFINEVIILSQINHRNVVKLLGCCLEAEVPLLVYEFIPNGTLYDLIHNQNEELPLTWEMCLRIAIEIANALFYLHSAASAPIYHRDIKSSNILLDGKYRAKVSDFGTSRSVALEQTHLTTRVQGTFGYMDPEYFRSSQFTEKSDVYSFGVVLIELLTGQKPISEEQSEPVRSLVSYFLDSMQENSLFNILDPMVVKDGPEQEIIVVALLAKRCLNLNGKKRPTMKQVAMELELIKASGGNVIEDHGDEEYEIDDIIHSWETNPSSPMSRTITTNSETFPLNSSF
- the LOC107892804 gene encoding wall-associated receptor kinase-like 17 — its product is MGFHLPLYFLFLFLLCPILQAAEFQEPTCGKEVCGNITIPSPFGIHSRCYTQPSFSVTCNQTLNGDKPFINVNGIDLEVLGKAIFSNAILISYPVTYSTNCDRINKPSVRVNLSGTPFFFSSDMNYFGSVGCGNWATILRSEADSLGGCSQPRCDDGASESGCFTELTANLTSYTVKMRAMYPDSKGCASAFIFSKYSFRDAYPLPSGINKGTTHVPAVLNWNSSYCGEGGQSRAVISIAWLSFFFF